The proteins below are encoded in one region of Phoenix dactylifera cultivar Barhee BC4 unplaced genomic scaffold, palm_55x_up_171113_PBpolish2nd_filt_p 000586F, whole genome shotgun sequence:
- the LOC103711298 gene encoding polyol transporter 5-like isoform X2: MTDQKPEATKVASQVPHDSLLEAVAPRPRHNKRYAFACAMLASMTSILLGYDIGVMSGAALFIKDDLHVNDTQIEILLGILNLYSIVGSLAAGRTSDRIGRRYTIVFAAVIFFVGAIMMGLAPNYAFLMVGRFVAGVGVGYALVIAPVYPTELAPASSRGFLTSFPEVFINSGILLGYVSNFAFSKLPVNLGWRLMLGVGAVPSVFLVVGVLAMPESSRWLVMQGQLGLAKKVLAKTSDTPEEAGERLLDIKKVAGIPADCNDDVVAVQKQSHGEGVWKELFLRPTPSVRRVLISAIGIYFFQQASGIASVVLYSPRVFKKAGIHDKDALLGTTVAVGFTKTLFILVATFLLDRVGRRPLLLSSTGGMIVSLAGLGLGLTVVDRHPDGQLPWAVGLCIASILAYVASFSIGLGPITSVYSSEIFPLRLRAQGASVGVVVNRVTSGVITMTFISLYKAITIGGSFFLYAGIAAVAWVFFFTYLKETRGKTLEEMENLFGNKTEEKDGEVQMVSGAGGGSNGEA; this comes from the exons ATGACTGACCAGAAACCAGAAGCCACCAAAGTGGCTTCTCAAGTCCCCCATGACTCCCTCCTCGAGGCCGTCGCCCCACGGCCGCGCCATAACAAGAGGTACGCCTTCGCCTGCGCCATGCTCgcctccatgacctccatcctctTGGGCTATG ACATCGGAGTGATGAGTGGCGCTGCATTATTCATAAAGGACGATCTGCACGTGAATGACACTCAGATAGAGATACTCCTCGGAATCCTCAACCTCTACTCCATCGTCGGCTCCCTCGCCGCCGGCAGGACCTCCGACAGGATCGGCCGCCGCTACACCATCGTCTTTGCTGCCGTCATCTTCTTCGTCGGCGCAATCATGATGGGCCTCGCCCCCAACTACGCCTTCCTCATGGTCGGCCGCTTCGTGGCCGGCGTCGGCGTCGGCTACGCCCTCGTGATCGCCCCCGTCTACCCGACCGAGCTCGCACCCGCCTCCTCCCGCGGCTTCCTCACCTCCTTCCCGGAGGTCTTCATCAACTCCGGCATCCTCCTCGGCTACGTCTCCAACTTCGCCTTCTCCAAGCTCCCGGTGAACCTCGGCTGGCGTCTCATGCTCGGCGTCGGCGCCGTCCCCTCCGTCTTCCTCGTCGTCGGCGTCCTTGCCATGCCGGAGTCGTCCCGGTGGCTCGTCATGCAGGGCCAGCTCGGCTTGGCCAAGAAGGTCCTCGCAAAGACCTCAGACACCCCGGAAGAAGCCGGGGAACGCCTCCTCGACATCAAGAAGGTCGCCGGCATCCCCGCCGACTGCAACGACGACGTGGTCGCGGTCCAGAAGCAGAGCCACGGTGAGGGAGTGTGGAAGGAGCTCTTCCTGAGGCCAACGCCGTCAGTCCGCCGTGTCTTGATATCAGCGATCGGAATCTACTTCTTCCAGCAGGCCTCCGGTATCGCCTCCGTGGTGCTCTACAGCCCCCGAGTCTTCAAAAAAGCCGGAATTCATGACAAAGATGCGCTGCTCGGCACGACGGTGGCGGTCGGATTCACCAAAACTTTGTTCATCCTGGTGGCAACCTTTCTGTTAGACCGTGTTGGGCGGCGACCTTTGTTGTTGAGCAGCACAGGAGGGATGATAGTGTCGCTGGCCGGGCTTGGGCTTGGGCTCACCGTCGTCGATCGCCACCCGGATGGGCAACTCCCGTGGGCCGTCGGGCTCTGCATCGCATCGATATTGGCCTACGTCGCTTCCTTTTCGATCGGTCTGGGGCCGATAACTTCCGTCTATAGCTCAGAGATCTTCCCACTGAGGCTAAGAGCACAGGGGGCGAGTGTAGGGGTGGTGGTGAACCGGGTGACAAGTGGTGTGATCACGATGACCTTTATATCACTCTACAAGGCCATTACGATCGGTGGGAGCTTCTTCTTGTATGCCGGGATCGCGGCGGTGGCATGGGTGTTCTTCTTTACTTACTTGAAGGAGAC CAGAGGGAAGACTCTAGAGGAGATGGAGAATTTGTTTGGAAACAAAACAGAAGAGAAGGACGGAGAAGTTCAGATGGTGAGTGGCGCTGGGGGAGGGAGTAATGGGGAAGCTTGA
- the LOC103711298 gene encoding putative polyol transporter 1 isoform X1: MTDQKPEATKVASQGPHDSLAEAVIPRPRHNKRYACACAMLASMTSIILGYDIGVMSGAALFIEDDLHVNDTQIEILLGILNLYSIVGSLAAGRTSDWIGRRYTIVFAAVIFFVGAIMMGLAPNYAFLMVGRFVAGVGVGYAAVIAAVYTAEVAPASSRGFLTSFPEVFINCGILLGYVSNFAFSKLPENLGWRLMLGVGAVPSVFLGVGVLAMPESPRWLVMQGQLRLAKKVLFKTSDSPEEAEERLLDIKNVAGIPADCRDDVVAVQKQSHGEGVWKELLLRPTPSVRRVLISAIGIHFFQQASGIDSVVLYSPRVFKKAGIHDKDALLGTTVAVGFTKTLFILVATFQLDRVGRRPLLLSSTGGMIVSLAGLGLGLTVVDRHPDGQLPWAVGLCIASILAYVAFFSIGLGPITSVYCSEIFPLRLRAQGVSVGVVVNRVTSGVITMTFISLYKAITIGGSFFLYAGIAAVAWVFFFTYLKETRGKTLEEMENLFGNKTEEKDGEVQMVSGAGGGSNGEA; encoded by the exons ATGACTGACCAGAAACCAGAAGCCACCAAAGTGGCTTCTCAAGGCCCCCATGACTCCCTcgctgaggccgtcatcccacgGCCGCGCCATAACAAGAGGTACGCCTGCGCCTGCGCCATGCTCgcctccatgacctccatcatctTAGGCTATG ACATCGGAGTGATGAGTGGCGCTGCATTATTCATAGAGGACGATCTGCACGTGAATGACACTCAGATAGAGATACTCCTCGGAATCCTCAACCTCTACTCCATCGTCGGCTCACTCGCCGCCGGCAGGACCTCCGACTGGATCGGCCGCCGCTACACCATCGTCTTTGCTGCCGTCATCTTCTTCGTCGGCGCAATCATGATGGGCCTCGCCCCCAATTACGCCTTCCTCATGGTCGGCCGCTTCGTTGCCGGCGTCGGCGTCGGCTACGCCGCCGTGATCGCCGCCGTCTACACGGCCGAGGTCGCACCCGCCTCCTCCCGCGGCTTCCTCACCTCCTTCCCGGAGGTCTTCATCAACTGCGGCATCCTCCTCGGCTACGTCTCCAACTTCGCCTTCTCCAAGCTCCCGGAGAACCTCGGCTGGCGTCTAATGCTCGGCGTCGGCGCCGTCCCCTCCGTCTTCCTCGGCGTCGGGGTCCTTGCCATGCCGGAATCGCCCCGGTGGCTCGTCATGCAGGGCCAGCTCCGCTTGGCCAAGAAGGTCCTCTTCAAGACCTCCGACAGCCCGGAAGAAGCCGAGGAACGGCTCCTCGACATCAAGAACGTCGCCGGCATCCCCGCAGACTGCAGAGACGACGTGGTCGCGGTCCAGAAGCAGAGCCACGGCGAGGGAGTGTGGAAGGAGCTCCTCCTAAGGCCAACGCCGTCAGTCCGCCGTGTCTTGATATCAGCGATCGGAATCCACTTCTTCCAGCAGGCCTCCGGTATCGACTCCGTGGTGCTCTACAGCCCCCGAGTCTTCAAAAAAGCCGGAATTCATGACAAAGACGCGCTGCTCGGCACGACGGTGGCGGTCGGATTCACCAAAACTTTGTTCATCCTCGTGGCAACCTTCCAGTTAGACCGTGTTGGGCGGCGACCTTTGTTGTTGAGCAGCACAGGAGGGATGATAGTGTCGCTGGCCGGGCTTGGGCTTGGGCTCACCGTCGTCGATCGCCACCCGGATGGGCAACTCCCGTGGGCCGTCGGGCTCTGCATCGCATCGATATTGGCCTACGTCGCCTTCTTTTCGATCGGTCTGGGGCCGATAACTTCCGTCTATTGCTCAGAGATCTTCCCACTGAGGCTAAGAGCACAGGGGGTGAGTGTAGGGGTCGTGGTGAACCGGGTGACAAGTGGTGTGATCACGATGACCTTTATATCACTCTACAAGGCCATTACGATCGGTGGGAGCTTCTTCTTGTATGCCGGGATCGCGGCGGTGGCATGGGTGTTCTTCTTTACTTACTTGAAGGAGACCAGAGGGAAGACTCTAGAGGAGATGGAGAATTTGTTTGGAAACAAAACAGAAGAGAAGGACGGAGAAGTTCAGATGGTGAGTGGCGCTGGGGGAGGGAGTAATGGGGAAGCTTGA
- the LOC120106631 gene encoding uncharacterized protein LOC120106631: MHKTKQGMGGYVDKRSEAVMAKYSAEYSKKYGDASTSDAPPRDYNLWFEATGVPTHSHVYGFSPLEDLTGIIGQSSSSSTSTSQAPELYTHEDLLRILEQEKKKWQEEVLQKMREEIGFGPRHADRESNGDSGSANYASL, translated from the exons ATGCATAAGACAAAGCAAGGCATGGGAGGATATGTAGATAAGAGAAGTGAAGCTGTCATg gcaaagtattcagctgaatactccAAAAAATATGGTGATGCCTCCACCTCAGATGCTCCTCCACGTGATTATAACTTGTGGTTTGAGGCAACTGGTGTCCCAACTCATAGCCATGTCTATGGCTTTAGTCCCCTAGAGGATCTCACTGGAATTATTGGgcaatcatcatcctcttccacctctacaagtcaagctccagagctgtacactcatgaagaccttctacgtattcttgagcaggaaaagaaaaaatggcaagaggaggttcttcaaaagatgagagaagagattggctttGGACCAAGGCATGCAGATCGGGAGAGTAATGGTGATTCTGGTTCTGCTAATTATGCTTCATTATGA